The nucleotide sequence CATTTTCCCGCTCCAGGGCTTCGAAGGCCTGGCGGATGTCCCCCGCCATCGCGTTGAACGCCTGTGCCAGCTGCCCGATCTCGTCCGTACGGCCGCTGTCAACGGGGAGGCTGTACTGGCCGGTCCGCACCATATCCGACGCCTGGCGCTGAAGGGCCCCGAGCGGTGCGACAATACGGCGGGAAAACCAGAAGGCGGCCGCGGCAATCATTCCGACGCCAAAGAGCAGCAACAGCGTCAGCAACCGGTTGAGGTCATCGATCAGTGAACGCTGCAGTGCACGGTCCATATGGTACCCCACGTACCATCCCGACAGCTGCGGTGCCAGCGCCCGGTAAAACCAGACCGACCGCTTCGACTCTACCGTCCCCGTCTGCCCCTCCACCGTGAACGGCGGCAGTGCGCCCCCGATACTGTACTGCGTCTCGGGGTTGAACAGCAGGGTTGACGCCGAGGGCCCCTCCAGGTTGAAACGCTGCAGGTTCGCTGTGCGGTACTCCATCACCAGGTAACCGATGATCCGGTCCGATCCCATCGCGGCACGCACCGGCACATCCAGCAGGAGGGTCTTTTCGTCCGCCTGGTAAGGAGAGGTATGCCCCACCGCCGACTCGAAAGCCCGGTAGCGGGCATAGGGCTTCCCCGTCTGCATCACTTCCGTGGAGGCGATCACGCGGCCGTCAAGGCCGAGTGCCAGCAGGGAAAAATCAAGATCATACACGGCTTTGTAACGCTCCAGCAGTGATGCCACCCGCCGGTCAAGGTCATTGATGAGGAGATCGTCCATTACGACCGAACCGGCCAGAAAGTGCAACTCACGGTAGAGCTGCGCGATGTGATGCTCGACGTCCGCAGCCACCTGGGCCATCCGTCCCTGCTGCTCGTCGTAAAAGCGCTCCGTATAGAGCTTTTCTTCGCTGACGAGCGTATAGGCGAGAATCGCCGCATACGGCACCACGCCGACCAGGAAGATAAGCAGAAGCAGCTTGACGGCCATATGCCGCCGGACCCAGGCGATCATCGTGCACCCCCGGCATCATAATGCAGCACGGTCACATTCGCATCCAAGGCCATATAATAGGGGACGTAACCCACAGCCCCTTCGACCTGCTGCACATAGGCGAGGACCGCCTCGGCGGAGCCCACGACCTTCGGGGGCCGCTGGCCGAGGTAGTGGCGCCGGATCCACCACTCCCTCAGTGCCGCACGGGAGAGCTTCAGGGTCTCCCTTTCAAACTGCTGCCGCAGCGGTTCGCCCGCCCCCAGTTGCAGCGGGAAGAGCCTGAAGTCCCCTACATAGCGCATTTTGCCGAGGTAGATATCGCGTATCTGGCCCGTATTCAATGTCTTCAGAGGAGCATCCGCCCGGATAACCAGTACCCACTCCTGCGCGCCCAGTACCATTGCGAAGAGGAGCAGGAGCAGCTGTTTCGTCATGACCCGCATCCTAGAAAAGCATCGAGAACGATACAATCATCATGTCCTCGTTCTCCCGGGTATGGAACTGGTATTCTCCCTTCAGGGCCACGGGGAAGAGCGGCCGGTACGTGTAGCCGACAACGGCGATGCCGTCGTCGGAGTTGGCGATATAGTCCGTGGTGTACTCCAGGCGCAACACCGCGTAGTGCTTCAGAAAGAGCTGCTGTGACCCCTGGATGTATCCGCCTGCGTTGCTGCGGGTATTGTCATCGTTCTGCCGGTAACCGGCTTCGGCCATGATCCTGGTCTGCGCCGTACGGTACTGGCCCGATGCATAAAGGTAGCTCCACGACTCCTCTTCGACCCGCTCCTCATAGCGCCCGGCATTCACGCCGGACGACCAGACGCCCTGCTCCAGGATCACCCCGATCCCGCTTTGGCGTTCGATATCAAAATTGTTATAGAGGTTTTCGCCGTTGAATGCCGCATCCAGATCGGGGGTCATCTGTATCAGGACATTGACGCTGACGATACCGGTCATGATCTTGGCATCGATCCCCGTTGTAAAGCGGGGGAAAACTTCCTCTGTGATGCGGGGACTCGAGGTCGTGTCGCGCAGGACATTGACCGGCATCCGGTTCCAGTACCCTACCGGGGTATTGAACTTTCCGACCGTCACCTGCAGGCGTTCGGAAGGTTCGTACTGCGCGTAGACGCGTTCCGCGTGGGGAGTGCCGTCGATATCGGTCTGGGCGCCGTACCCGTAGCGCTTCCGGTAGAGGTCACCCCACTCCACCTCCGCCAGGCCGCTCCACGCTCCCTTGGAGCCGTAGAGCATGACGGCCAGGTCATCCACAACAACCTCGCTCGTCCCCTTGAAGTTGTTCCAGTAATTCAGCGAGAAATACCCGCCGAGATAGAGCGGCGTTTTACCGACCTGCATCCCTTCGCCCAGACGGTATTCGTCCGCGTCCGCCCCCGTCAGTGTCAATAGTGCCAGGAGCCCCGCGGTCCAAACCCGCCCCATCGTCTTCATCATGCCCCATTATACAATGACTCCTCCCAACGGCGGAGGCTTTGGGCTATAATGTCGGTATGAATAGTACCCTCACCCCTACCCTTGACTTCGGCCGCATCAACATGCTCCGGATCGACCGCTTTGCCGTCCCCGGCGCCTACCTGATGGCCAAGGACGGCAGCGACGTCCTGCTGCCCAACCAGTACGTCACCGATGATATGGCAATAGACGACCTCCTCGAGGTCTTTGTCTATACGGACTCCGAAGACCGCCCCGTCGCGACCACCGACCGGCCGACGGCGATGCGCGACGAATTCGGCTTTTTCCCCGTTGTCGACGTCGCCAAATTCGGCGCCTTCGTCGACTGGGGGCTCCCCAAGGACCTGCTGGTACCGAAGAACCGCCAGAAAACCCCCTTCAAAGTCGGAGAGAAGCGTTTTCTGCGGGTTGTCAAGGATGAAGAGTCCGACCGTCTCGTCGGGGTGGAGCGAATCAGCAAGTACCTCTCGCATTCGCCGCGGGGCTACCACCCGAACAAAGAGGTGAAGCTGCTCTTTATCGCCAAAACGCCCCTGGGGTTCAAGGTGATCGTCGACGATGCCTTCGAGGGGCTCGCCTTCGATAACGAGATCTTCGAACCGGTCGAAGTCGGCGACAGCCGGACCGGCTATGTGAAACAGGTCCGCGCCGACGGCAACTTTGACGTCAGCCTGCAGCCCGTCGGCAAAACGGCCCGCGCCGGCAGCGACCAGGCGAAGGTTCTCGGCCCCCTCGACGCGGCGGGCGGCATGCTGCCGTATAACTCCAAAAGCGATCCGGATCTCATCACCAAGACCTTCGGCCTGAGCAAAAAAGCCTTCAAAAGAGCCCTTGTCCAGCTGCAGGAGAGCGGCGATATCGAGGTCAAAGAGACCGGAATCTACCGTAAATAGCGCGATGGCGAAAAAAAGAGCGGCCGAATCCTATGCCGATTTGAATATCGTATTCGAACATGAACAGGAGCTCTGGCAGCTGCTGCGCCTCGACCCCAACAGTATGAACGTCATCCTGCGCGCGCAAGCAAGCGGCAAAGAACGCACCCTCCCCTTCGCCCACCTGCCCAAAAGCGTCAAAAAAAAGATCCGCCCGCTCTAACGCCCTCTTCCTGCTGCAGTCTCCCGAATAGTGTATAATGGAATATAAGAAGTTCCTATTCAGGCGACCCGTTTTCTCACCCGACACCGTTGAAAGGAGAATATATGTCAGCCCCTGCATGGTTATCAAAAAAACTCGATGACGGCCGCATCCTCTGCGAAGCATGCCATCAACACTGCAAACTTTCAGAAGGCGAGTACGGCGTCTGCGGCATCCGGAAAGTCGAAGGAGGAGAGCTTCAGCTGCTGACCTACGGGCTGGCTGCGGCGGTCAATGTCGACCCCGTCGAAAAAAAACCGATGTTCCACTTCCTGCCGGCGAGCAGGGCCTTCTCTTTTGGAACAGTCGGATGCAATTTTTCGTGCAAATTCTGCCAGAATGCGGACATCTCCCAGTACCCCAAGGAGCATCACCACGAGATCACGGGACAGCCGCTCAACCCCGAACAGATCGTCTCCCTGGCCCAAAAATACGGCTGCGATTCGATCGCCTATACCTATAACGAACCGGTCGTTTTTTTCGAATATACCTACGACACGGCCAAACTTGCCCACGAAGCGGGCCTCAAGAACATCTACGTCACCAGCGGTTTCGAGACCCACAAGGCCATCGACACCCTGCTGCCCTACCTCGACGGGATGAACATCGATATCAAGGGGTACACGGAAGATTTCTACGAAGATATCTGCGGTGCCAAACTCAAACCCGTGCTCGACACCGTCAAATATGCCCACGACAAAGGGATCTGGATCGAAGTGACGACCCTGCTGATTCCCGGCAAAAACGACAGCGACGAGGAGATAAGAAAGATCGCCCGTTTCGTGGCCGACCTCGATGTCAACATCCCCTGGCACGTCAGCGGCTTCTACCCGATGTACAAAATGCTCGACGTCCCGCCGACGCCGCCGGCCACCCTGATCCGTGCCTACGAGATCGGCAAGGAAGCGGGCCTCAACTTTGTCTACATCGGCAACTACGACGACGAGGACCGCGAATCGACCTTCTGCCCCCACTGCGGTTTCAAAGTGATCGAGCGCAGCGGCCACATCGGCCAGTTTGTACAGAACCACCTTACCGAGCAGGGGAACTGTCCGCAGTGCGGGACCCATATTCCGGGAGTATGGTCGTAACGGCCGGCCCCTTACATGACGGTTCTGTTACGGCCCAGCTGTTTGGCGCTGTAGAGGTTCATATCCGCCTCGAACACGAGATGGCGGGGGTTGTCACGCAGCCGTTCACTGTATTCGGCGATGCCAATACTCACCGTGACCGGCGTCGTAATGACACACCCCTCCCATGTATGGACTTCAAACGCCTTCCGTATTTTTTCACAGATCGCAAACGCCTCTTTTGCCGTTGTCCCCGGCAGGATCGCCAGGAACTCTTCGCCGCCGTACCGAAAAATGTGATCCGTCTTGCGCAGATGGGCTGAAAGCGTTTGCGCCATCCCGACGATGACCGCGTCCCCGTCCTGGTGGCCGCAGGTGTCATTGACGGCTTTAAAGTGGTCGAGGTCGAACATGACGACGCAGAAGAGACTGCCGATAAGGCCGTGCAGCCGGATCTCGCTGCTGAGGATCTCCATCAGGTCCCGGCGGTTCAGCAGCCCCGTCAGGGCATCCTTGGAGACGTCGTCAATCAGCGTCTGCTGCGTCACGTTGATATTGAGTTCGTTGTAGAGGTACATCGACTGGCGGACCAGCATGACGTAGTCGATAAAGATCTTGTGGTAGTCTTCGCGGCGGATGGATCGGTAGATATTCTTGGTTATCAGGTGGATCTCCCGGTGCGTATCGAGCATATCTTTACGCACCATCGCGTCCGGAATAAACTTGATAAGCTCCTCGCTGTGCAGCCAGCTGCCGCACATGCAGCGGTGTTCATCAAACTCGATCCGCGCTTCGGGGTTCATAAGCCGGATATCCTTAATAACCTCGAGGATCCACTCCAAATGCTCTTTGACCGCAGGGATACCGATCTGCTGTTTGATCTGCCGCTCGAGGGTCTTCTGGTCGTTGTCCAGGTTCGGCTCCAGGTAACCGGCGGCACTAGCATTGATGGCCCGGCGGATATAGAGCTCAATCGCATCCGGCAGGCCCGTGATGTCGTTCACCTCTTCGAGTTCTTCGATCAAAAACGCATAGAGCGTATCGAAGGCACCGCGGTACTCGACATAGGGCAGGCCCATTTTGAAATGGAAGAGCCCCAGCTGTTTGAAGCGTGCAAAAAAAGCTTCATCCTCATCATATACGGCCTCAAGAAAACTGCTGAGCTGGGACTGTTTGAGGCGGGCGAGGTCGACCCCTTTCAAAAACTCCTCGACATAGGCGTTCTTGATCAGGTCCTCATAAAAACGGTCAAAGGCACGGTGCAGTACCCCTTCGAAAAGGGAGATGTTCGATTTGATCATCCTCTCTCCTTTAACCGTTATAAATTATTCTAATGTGAATTTATATGAGCCAACATAATCATTATACACAAAATTTTGATACCTGATCGTTTGGCGCTGTGTCCTCCGACCCTAGCTGATGATCGCGTCGTGCCACTGCACCAGGGTCAGCCGGTAGCCGTCGGACACAGGAAGGACCTCGTGGCTGTAGATGGGATTGCTCGGGAAAATGACCATATCCCCCGCCTTCGGACGGAAACGGACAGGCCTGCTCTCCGCATCAAAGAGGTAGTTAAAGACCAGTTCGCCGCCGCCGAACTGCAGCCCGTCGCCGCCGTTATCCCGGTGCGACGTTGCAAAAAGCACCGTCGTGATCTTCCGCTCGGGCGCGACCTGGGCAAAACCGACCGTTTCCCCCTCACTGTTGACAAGCTCGTTCGAGTCATCGGCATGTTTGATATAGAAGCCGCCCCGCGTGTACTCCAACGCCTGCACCTCCGTTGCCGTCGTCAGTGCCACGCTGAAATAGTCTTCGATCTGTTTCTGGTAATAGGCAAAACTGAGCTTATACCCTTCGAGCAGAATGTCGGGCAGTTCGTGGATTGCCGTCTTTCGGATATCCTCCTCAAGCTCGGGAACCACCACACCGTGGAAGTTTTTTTTGACTTTGGCCCGCTCCCCCTCACTTTTATCGTGGGTATACGCCGCAATCTCGGCGCAGGCTTCGGCCGAGAGAAAGTTCTCGATGATGAGATAGGGATAGTCGTAATAGGGGTTTGCCATCAGGCGGGTCTCGTAGCGCAGCTCGGCGATGAAGTCATCGCAGTAGACATAGTTGCTGATTTGCCGCAAAGGGTTCTCCGTGCCTGAAAAGGCGAAAGTGAAATCTGAAATAGTAACCAAAATTTGAAAAAGAGAATCGGTGAAAAGTGGTCGGGATGACTGGACTCGAACCAGCGACCCCCAAGCCCCCAGCTTGGTGCGCTAACCATACTGCGCTACATCCCGACGAGGAGGGAAATTATATCCAAAAAGTTTAAAAAAAGATGCGCAAACCGCCCTGAAAATCAGGGGGATTTCCGCAGGGGGAAAGGGCCCTATTTGTAACGGTAAGTGATACGGCCCTTGTCCAGGCTGTACGGCGTCAGTTCGATCTTGACGCGGTCGCCCGGGAGGATCTTGATATAGTGCATCCGCATCTTGCCGGCAATGTGGCACAGGATCACGTGGCCGTTCTCAAGCTCTACACGAAATGTTGCATTCGGCAGCGCTTCAACTACTGTACCGTCAACCTCAATGACATCATCTTTTGCCATTTATGCTCCTTGGGGTAATGATAAGATTTCCGCTTTGCCGCCGATGACAGCAACCGTGTGTTCGTAATGCGATCCGCGGAGGTTGTCGCTGCTGACAACATCCCATCCGTTTTCCAGGATCACCGCTTTGGCCTCTTTTTGGCAGATCATCGGCTCAATGCAGAAAACCATGCCGTTTTTGATCTTCGGTCCCGCTTTCGGGTTGGATCCTTCCAGGTAGTTGGGGATCTCAGGCTCCTCATGCGGGCGCTTCCCGATGCCGTGTCCGCAGAATCCGCGCAGCGGCACAAAGCCGCGCTCGAGAATAAACTGCTCAATCGCCATGGAAAGCTCTTTGAACCGCATGCCCTCTTGGATAATATCGATGGCGTAATAGAGTGAGTCTTTGGCACAGGCGATCAACGCCTCATCCTGTTCCGTAACCTTCCCCACCGGGACGGTGATGGCCGAATCACCGTAATAGCCGTTGAGTTCCGTACCGATATCATAGCCGATGATATCGCCTTCCTGCAGCTTGTAATCATTGGGAATACCGTGAATAATCACTTCATTCAGGGAAGTACAGACGGCGTTGGGAAAACCGTAGAGCCCTTTGAAGGAGGGACGTGCTCCGTGGCTGCGGATGTAATCCTCGGCCATGGCATCAAGTTCCTTCAGGCTCAGTCCCGGACGGGTCTCTTTTCGGAGAAGGTCAAGGGTACCGCCGACAATGGCGTTGGCGGCACGGAGTTTTTCGATTTCTTCAGGTTTGCGCAGCGCGATGGCCATGGGAGTTACAGACCAACCGCGCTGAGGGTTTCATACTTGCTCATATAGATCTGCGCTTCGATCTTGCGCATCGTATCAAGAGCAACCTGAACGACGATAAGGACGGCCGTACCGCCGAAGTAGAACGGTACCCCCATCCCCTTGACGATGATCCACGGCAGTGTCGCGACCAGGCCAAGGTAGATCGCCCCGGTGAACGTCAGGCGTGACGCCGTCTCGTTCAGGAACTCTTTCGTCGCTTCACCCGGGCGTACACCCGGGATGAAGCCGCCCTGGCGCTTGAGGTTATCGGAGATATCCTTGGCGTTGAAGACGATCGACGCGTAAAAGTACGCGAAGAAGACGACGAAGAGGAATGTCAGGAAGTTGAAGAAGTAGCCGCTCGGATTGAGCAGGTCCGCGACCGCCTGGACATACGGGTTGGTGCTGGATGAGAGAACCGTCATCGGGAACATCAGGATCGCCGAAGCGAAGATGACCGGGATGACGCCCGAAAGGTTGACCTTGATCGGGATGTAGTTCATCACGCGCTTGTTCTGGTTCGCCATCATCGTCTTTTTGGCGTAGGTCACCGGGATACGGCGTTCGCCGAGTTCCACGTAGATGATGACGCCGACGGTGACGAGGATCAGCAGCAGGATCGCAATGACCGTAATAAAGCTGATCGCACCCGTGTTGAGCATCGTGACCGTCTGACCGATCGCGGAAGGGATCGCAGAGACGATCCCGGCGAAGATGATCAGAGAGATACCGTTACCGACCCCGCTCTGCGTGATCTGCTCACCGATCCACATCAACAGCATCGTACCGGCGAGCATAGAGATCGCCGCGACCATGACAAAAGTGCCGTGGTCCATCAGGATCGCACTGCTGCCGTCTTTTCCTGTCATGCTCTGCAGACCGATGCTGACGCCGACCGCCTGTACCAGGGTAATGGCGATGGTGGAGTAGCGGATGATCTGCATATATTTGACCATACCGTCACGCTCTTTCTTCATCTGTCCGAGGTTCGGGAACGTCGCTGCGAGCAGTTCCATGATGATCGACGCGGTAATGTAAGGCATGATACCGAGTGAAATGATGGAGAGGCGTTCGACAGCGTTACCGCTGAACATGTTGAACAGACCGAGAGCGTCGGAGGAGTGTGAATCGAAGAATGAGGCGATGACGGCAGTGTCTACGCCCGGCACCGGCACGTAGGCCAGCAGCCGGTAGAGGAACAGAAACCCGATCGTAATGAGGATCTTGTTAATGAGCTGCTGGTTCATTACTTGCCGGTTGTTGTAACGTTTTCGTCTTTGATCTTGGAGGCAAGGTCTTTCGCAGAAGCGCCGACCAGTTTAACCTTCGTCACGGATTTGCCCAGCTTGTGAACACCGCGGATCGCTTCGACGGTGATCTCGTCGAGTGCCGCAACCGCTGTAATGCGGTCAACGTTGATAACGTACGGTTTAACAACACGTGACGTGAAACCGATCTTCGGCAGACGGCGAGCCAGCGGCTGCTGACCACCCTCGAAGTTACGCTTTGCATTGTAACCTGAGCGGGCTTTCTGCCCTTTGTTACCTTTACCTGCGGTTTTACCGTTACCGCTACCCTGACCGCGGCCCAGACGCTTTGTATTGCTTGTGGAGCCCGCTGCAGGTGTCAAGTTTTCAAGTGCCATATGCTTATCCTTTCATACGCGCAAGCGCTTCGATTGTCGCGCGGACAACCGAATTCGGATTGTTCGAACCGATGGATTTCGTCAGGATGTCCTGGATACCCGCGAGTTCGAGAACCGGACGCATCGCACCACCGGCGATAACACCGGTACCTTCGGAGGCCGGTTTCATCAGGATGCGGCTTGCGTTGAACTTGTGCTCGATATCGTGCGCAATTGTAGTCCCTTTAATCTTAACATCCGTCAAGTTTTTGAACGCTTCGTCTACCGCTTTGCGGATAGCGTCCGGGACCTCTTTGGCCTTACCGTAACCGAAGCCGACGACGCCGTTCTTGTTGCCGACTACGACAAGTGCTGTGAAACGGAAGCGACGACCACCTTTGACAACTTTAGTGACCCGACCGATGTGTACGATCGATTCTTCGAATTCTTCTCTGTTGACAGTTTTCATCGATCAGTCCTTAAAACTTAATTTCGTTCGCGCGAAGTGCATCGGCAAAGGCCGCAACGACGCCGTGGTAGACGTAACCGTTACGGTCAAAGAAGATCTCGCTGACGCCGGCTGCTTTGAGCTTGCCTGCGAAATCTGCTGCCAGTGCTGCCGCACCCTCTTTGTTCGCTTTCGCACCCAGCGGCTTCGTGTTGGAAGCTGCCAGTGTCACCGCGCTCGCGTCGTCGATTGCCTGGACGCTGAGGTAGCGGTTTGAGCGGAAGATGCTGACGCGCGGCTTCGCTGCCGTACCGTTGATGTTTGCACGGATGCGGCGCTTGCGCTGAACACGTTTTGAAACTTTTGCTTTCAATACTTTTGCATTCATCTGCTCACCCCTTATTTCTTAGATGTCTTACCGGCTTTGCGGACAATATGCTCTTCAACATATTTGACACCCTTGCCTTTATAAGGCTCCGGCGGACGGAAAGCGCGGATCTCGGCAGCCATCTGGCCGATCTGCTGGTTGTCAGCACCTTTGAGGGTGATAACGTTCTTGTCAACAGCAACTTCAACGCCCGCTGGGATGTCGTAGTTGATGTCATGGGAGAAACCAAGCTGCAGGTTCAGGACTTTGCCCTGGACCGCGGCACGGTAACCGACACCGTTGATCTCGAGCTTGCGTTCGAAACCTTCAGTGAGGCCCTTGACAATGTTCGCTGCGAGGGCACGGTATGTTCCCCAGAAAGCGCGGTGTTCGCGTGCATCGGACTTGGATGCAAACGTCAGCGTGTTGCCTTCGATGTTGAAGTCAACGTTGCCTTTCGTGTCGAGGGTACGTGTGTTGTTGCCTTTTTTGAAAGTGATAACCTCACCGTCAGCCGTTACGTTCACATCGGCCGGGAATGCGACCGGAGCTTTACCAATACGTGACATGTGTTATCTCCTTACCAAACTGTACAAAGTACTTCACCGCCGACGCCGAGCTCGTAAGCTTTATCGTTCGGGATGACACCTTTGGAAGTACTGACGATGATCGTACCGTAGCCGTTTTTGAAACGCTTGATTTCGTCACGGCCTTTGTAGATACGGCGTCCCGGTTTGGAAACGCGTTTCATCTCGTTGATGACGGTTTTACCCGCTTCATCATACTTCAACACAACGTTGATGCTTTTCTTGTTACCGTCTTCGACAACGTTAAAGCTATCAATGTAGCCCTTCTCTGCGAGAATACCAACGACTGCTTCGACTGATTTGGAGTGCATAAGCGTTGTGACGTCGAGGCGACGCATCGCTGCATTCCGGATACGGGTCAAAGAGTCTGCAATAAGATCATTTACCATTTTATTTTTCCTTGCTAACAGTCAGGAGTTTCAAGCTTACCAGCTTGACTTTCTGACGCCTGGGATCAATCCCTCATTTGCCATTTTTCTAAAGCAAACACGACAAATACCGAAGTCACGGAGTACAGAGTGCGGGCGGCCGCAGATCTGGCAACGTGTATAAGCACGAACCGCGAATTTCGGTTTGCGCTGCTGTTTTGCGATCATGGACTTCTTAGCCATTACTCTCTCCCTTTCGCGAACGGCATACCCATAGCTTCGAGCAGGGTCAATGCCTCTTTGTCACTCTGTGTTGTTGTGACAATCGTGATGTTCATCCCGTGGATCTGCATGATGGAATCATAGTTGACTTCCGGGAAGATCAGCTGCTCGTTCAGACCGAAGTTGTAGTTACCGCGGCCGTCGAAACCGTTGCGCGGGATACCACGGAAGTCTTTCACGCGCGGCAGTGCGACAGCGATCAGTTTGTCCAGGAAGGTGTACATGTTCTCACCGCGCAGGGTGACTTTGACACCGACCGGCATCCCTTCACGGACTTTGAAGCCTGCAACGGATTTACGAGCATCGACGACTGTCGCGTGCTGACCGGCGATCAGGCTGATCGTGTCCTGGATGTTCTGGATCAGTTTGTTATCTTTCATCGCGAAGCCGGTACCGACAGAGATGATGATCTTCTCGACCGCCGGGATCTGCATTGCGTTCTTGATCTCAAGCTTGCTCTGCAGTTCCGGTTTCATTGCGAGATATTTATCTTTCAAACGTGCCATAACTTACGCCTCCACTTTGCGGACATTGGATGCATCAATAGGCATCTCTTTGCTCATAAATCCGCCCTTCGGGTTCTCTTCTGTCGGCTTAACCGCTTTTTTCGCGAGCTTGCAGCCTTTGACGAGGACCTTGTTCTCTTTCGGCATGACCATCAGAACTTCTGCCTTGGTGCCTTTATCGTCACCGGCAATGATCTCGACCATATCGCCTTTTTTGAAGTTAAACTTTGCCATTACACAACCTCCGGAGCCAGGGATACGATCTTCATGAACCCTGCATAGCGTACTTCACGGCTAACAGGACCGAAGATACGGGTACCGATCGGCTCTTTTTTCGCGTCGAGGATGACGGCGGCGTTGTCATCGAAACGGATCAGAGAACCGTTTTCGCGCTGTACTTCTTTTTTCGTACGGACAACGACGGCCTTGACGACCTGACCTTTTTTGACTTTTCCGGTCGGGAGCGCTTTCTTCACGGAAGCAACGATAACGTCACCTACAGAAGCGTAACGGCGCTTGGAACCGCCCAGAACCTTGATACACATGATCTCTTTCGCACCAGTGTTGTCGGCAACGTTCAGACGAGTAAAGCTCTGGATCATGACTCTACTCCTGTCGCTACAACGCTTTTGAGTTCAAAAGACTTCGTCTTGGACATCGGGCGACACTCGATCGCGATCACTTCGTCGCCGACGTTAAGCGTGTTGTTCTCATCGTGGATGAGATATTTTTTGAAGCGCTTGACCGTTTTGTGGTAGCGCGGGTGCATAACACGGCGTTCAACGACGACTGTCGCTGTCTTGTCACCGGCTTTCTTGACGACTACACCCTGAATTTCACGTTTAGACATCCGGGTCTCCTTACTTCGCTGCGCTGAGCGCAGTGTTGATACGGGCGATATCTTTGCGTACGTTACGCAGTTCGCTCGTGTTCTGCAGTTGCATCGTTTTTTGCTTCAGTCTCAGCGTGAAGAGCTCAGTCTTCTTCTCTTTGAGCATTGCGCTCAGTTCTGCTGAGGTCTTCTCTGCCAAATCAGTATACTTCATTGTCCATCTCCGCCGTTACAATTTTCGTTTTGAATGGCAGCTTGTGCATCGCAAGCGTCAGCGCTTCGCGTGCCAGGGACTCTTCAACGCCACCCATTTCGAAGATGATACGACCCGGTTTAATGTTCATAACCCACTGGTCGATCGCACCTTTACCTTTACCCATACGTACTTCAAGCGGTTTCGCTGTGAGCGGCTTGTCCGGGAAAACACGGATCCAGATCTTACCCTGGCGCTTGATGTGACGGGTTGCCGCGATACGCGCAGACTCGATCTGGCGGGAGTTGATACGGCCCGCTTCGATTGCCTTGATCGCGATATCGCCGAACGCAAGTTTGTAGCCGCTACGCGCTTTACCGCGGTTGCGACCCTTCATGTACTTGCGGAATTTCATTCTTTTTGGCATCAACATGATTAATCCGCCTTTCTCGGAGCACGACCGCGGCGCTCACGTTTTACTTCTTCTTCTTTCGGCTCCGGCTGGATACCTTTGGAAAGGACTTCACCTTTGAAGATCCAGACCTTGATACCGATGATGCCGTAAGTCGTGTGCGCTTCGGCAAAACCG is from Sulfurimonas sp. HSL-1656 and encodes:
- the amrS gene encoding AmmeMemoRadiSam system radical SAM enzyme; amino-acid sequence: MSAPAWLSKKLDDGRILCEACHQHCKLSEGEYGVCGIRKVEGGELQLLTYGLAAAVNVDPVEKKPMFHFLPASRAFSFGTVGCNFSCKFCQNADISQYPKEHHHEITGQPLNPEQIVSLAQKYGCDSIAYTYNEPVVFFEYTYDTAKLAHEAGLKNIYVTSGFETHKAIDTLLPYLDGMNIDIKGYTEDFYEDICGAKLKPVLDTVKYAHDKGIWIEVTTLLIPGKNDSDEEIRKIARFVADLDVNIPWHVSGFYPMYKMLDVPPTPPATLIRAYEIGKEAGLNFVYIGNYDDEDRESTFCPHCGFKVIERSGHIGQFVQNHLTEQGNCPQCGTHIPGVWS
- a CDS encoding diguanylate cyclase is translated as MIKSNISLFEGVLHRAFDRFYEDLIKNAYVEEFLKGVDLARLKQSQLSSFLEAVYDEDEAFFARFKQLGLFHFKMGLPYVEYRGAFDTLYAFLIEELEEVNDITGLPDAIELYIRRAINASAAGYLEPNLDNDQKTLERQIKQQIGIPAVKEHLEWILEVIKDIRLMNPEARIEFDEHRCMCGSWLHSEELIKFIPDAMVRKDMLDTHREIHLITKNIYRSIRREDYHKIFIDYVMLVRQSMYLYNELNINVTQQTLIDDVSKDALTGLLNRRDLMEILSSEIRLHGLIGSLFCVVMFDLDHFKAVNDTCGHQDGDAVIVGMAQTLSAHLRKTDHIFRYGGEEFLAILPGTTAKEAFAICEKIRKAFEVHTWEGCVITTPVTVSIGIAEYSERLRDNPRHLVFEADMNLYSAKQLGRNRTVM
- a CDS encoding 2OG-Fe(II) oxygenase, which translates into the protein MRQISNYVYCDDFIAELRYETRLMANPYYDYPYLIIENFLSAEACAEIAAYTHDKSEGERAKVKKNFHGVVVPELEEDIRKTAIHELPDILLEGYKLSFAYYQKQIEDYFSVALTTATEVQALEYTRGGFYIKHADDSNELVNSEGETVGFAQVAPERKITTVLFATSHRDNGGDGLQFGGGELVFNYLFDAESRPVRFRPKAGDMVIFPSNPIYSHEVLPVSDGYRLTLVQWHDAIIS
- a CDS encoding S1-like domain-containing RNA-binding protein encodes the protein MNSTLTPTLDFGRINMLRIDRFAVPGAYLMAKDGSDVLLPNQYVTDDMAIDDLLEVFVYTDSEDRPVATTDRPTAMRDEFGFFPVVDVAKFGAFVDWGLPKDLLVPKNRQKTPFKVGEKRFLRVVKDEESDRLVGVERISKYLSHSPRGYHPNKEVKLLFIAKTPLGFKVIVDDAFEGLAFDNEIFEPVEVGDSRTGYVKQVRADGNFDVSLQPVGKTARAGSDQAKVLGPLDAAGGMLPYNSKSDPDLITKTFGLSKKAFKRALVQLQESGDIEVKETGIYRK
- a CDS encoding ATP-binding protein; translated protein: MIAWVRRHMAVKLLLLIFLVGVVPYAAILAYTLVSEEKLYTERFYDEQQGRMAQVAADVEHHIAQLYRELHFLAGSVVMDDLLINDLDRRVASLLERYKAVYDLDFSLLALGLDGRVIASTEVMQTGKPYARYRAFESAVGHTSPYQADEKTLLLDVPVRAAMGSDRIIGYLVMEYRTANLQRFNLEGPSASTLLFNPETQYSIGGALPPFTVEGQTGTVESKRSVWFYRALAPQLSGWYVGYHMDRALQRSLIDDLNRLLTLLLLFGVGMIAAAAFWFSRRIVAPLGALQRQASDMVRTGQYSLPVDSGRTDEIGQLAQAFNAMAGDIRQAFEALERENVFRLQRLTQMIALFHRLMETEEESACLKTALTELKTLAPEYNVRFARAGASKAMPTLFVYDFEHETLKYYGSLILPEGLAEEEQAFFRAVASMIAARIGQIRAYNRLRRDSAAKTAFISHLSHDLRTPLHAILSQTQFLVGYGQLEAGALERIGGIEHAAQQLLGMVNDLLDLARLDAGKYEPELETLQTAEIAEMFDEVGALLAPLAEQKGVTLLLPESVPDTTVVADRRFLRQIILNLLSNAVKFTDSGSITCGFDTAESVLCLRVEDTGRGMTAETLKHVFEPFVQSEKRDRARGGSGLGLALSRRYAQHIGAELTLASDGVGRGSTARLCLTTL